The Pleurodeles waltl isolate 20211129_DDA chromosome 6, aPleWal1.hap1.20221129, whole genome shotgun sequence genome has a segment encoding these proteins:
- the CPTP gene encoding ceramide-1-phosphate transfer protein isoform X3 yields MTEAVENFSLKDVLADFKSCLGNDNQAVLMDYYLSGWKGLVKFMNSLGTIFTFVSKDAVAKIQIMEGYRNSAESDKYISLQSMVAYELAAKLVDLEKRSDHPNSGCRTILRLHRALRWLQLFLDRLKTSTAESKTSTMCTNAYNESLSNYHPWIIRKTATVAFCALPNRDAFFDVMNVGTSDEVMAMLNEAMPYVAEVYEITQQLYAQHNLLDLP; encoded by the exons ATGACTGAAGCGGTGGAAAACTTTTCATTGAAGGACGTCCTGGCAGATTTTAAGTCCTGTCTGGGAAATGACAACCAGGCTGTGCTAATGGATTACTACCTCAGCGGCTGGAAAGGATTGGTCAA GTTCATGAACAGTCTGGGCACCATCTTCACCTTTGTTTCAAAAGACGCAGTGGCCAAAATCCAAATAATGGAGGGTTACAGGAACAGTGCAGAGAGTGATAAATACATTTCCTTGCAGTCCATGGTGGCGTATGAGCTGGCAGCCAAGCTGGTGGACCTTGAGAAGCGAAGTGATCACCCCAACTCTGGCTGTCGCACCATTCTGCGCCTGCACCGTGCCCTGCGCTGGCTTCAGCTCTTCCTGGACCGACTGAAGACCAGCACCGCAGAGAGCAAAACGTCCACGATGTGCACGAATGCCTATAATGAGTCACTGTCGAACTACCACCCATGGATTATCCGCAAGACAGCCACCGTGGCCTTCTGTGCCCTCCCAAACCGTGATGCCTTTTTTGATGTAATGAATGTGGGCACCTCTGATGAAGTGATGGCAATGCTGAACGAAGCTATGCCCTATGTTGCCGAGGTGTACGAAATCACACAACAGCTGTACGCACAGCACAACCTGCTTGATCTCCCTTAG